In Lolium perenne isolate Kyuss_39 chromosome 5, Kyuss_2.0, whole genome shotgun sequence, the sequence GGATTTTGGGTTTTATTagatggaaaagagagagaagggtTTATTAAACCATAAGAGAGGGAGAAATAAAATAGCTAGGGTTTcaaaaaataatttttattttattAGATAAAACATGAAtgacatgatgcatatgccatgatgatgcacaaaagaaaaagaacaaacaatTCTATTAGGGGTATTTCCGGGGCCGTTACAGGCAGCCTGATGGCGCGGCTGCAGAGGGCTCTCGGTGGTGTGTTCGGCGGAGAAGACGAGTGGCGCAGCCCTTCGCGCGCGTTAGAATTTATAGGggcacccctttagtcgcggccaaccgcgactaaaggatttTTTCGCAGGAATTTTGGTTCCCgcgggccaaccgcgactaaaggtgtttttccaaatacttttcatttcaaaatattaaaaatacaaaatttgtatttttaatattttgaaatgaaaagTATTTGGAAAAACACCTttaatatcaaaaaattcagaaaaataaaactaattcatttcaaaatcttaaaaatacaaataatatatcaaaaaattcagaaaaataaaactaattcatttcaaaatcttaaaaatacaaataatatatcaaaaaattcagaaaaataaaactaattcatttcaaaatcttaaaaatacaaataatatatcaaaaaatttagaaaaataaaactaattcatttcaaaatcttaaaaatacaaataatatatcaaaaaattcagaaaaataaatctaatttatttcaaaatcttaaaaatagaaataatttatcaaaaaattcagaaaaatccaatttcttcccttatctgtcttcccgcctctgtcttctcgcctcctgtcttcccgccccccacttcccaccagttcttcccggccgcctctgtcttcccgcccccctcttcccaccagttcttcccgtcTCTGTCTTTCCGCCATTTCTtctcgcctctgtcttcccgcctctgtctttcacaggcttgcaggaaaaaattccgaggcgcaacttccgaagataccgtagggcgtgtgcaccaacgacatcttcgagaagctgcatcatgggagattttccaaccctttacccaacactgttagaggagatggagtctttcacgggcttgcaggaaaattttcccgaggagcaacttccgaagatgccgtagggcaccgacgacatcttcgagaagctgcgccacgggagattttccaaccctttactccatccatggggatgaaactctccctacctgctaggttggcttgttggtctgcttgccaaggcgtatcgatgctccttttataggcacggcgccgcttctgcacccaccagccgggactaaagcttacccagacgtccttatcccaccgacaattttgttagatgatacaaaaccacctttagtcctggttgcacccaccagccgggactaaaggttagatgaccagctctggattcctcttcttcccaccatttcttggttggtgctcttttttatcttgggcgatcgtgtaaaatgtattcccatttatctcgtacccttggaaagtcgttatagtcgaagatggtgtcttggccaacatgtacagctgatctccaacatcattgtcattcattaaatgttttcgcaaccaaccgccgaaagtctccatgtgggcctttctaatccatgattcaggcttccccgggtggtctgagcgtaaaatattcttgtgttcctcgaagtacggagccaccaagctggaattttgcagaactgtgtggtgtgcttcagtcatagaatggacgtccatacatatcgttgatttccttccgatcgtgccttttccacttagtctcccctcgtgccgcgattgaggatcggcttaaggtcaggaacatagtcaacacaaaactcaattacctcctcatttccatagcccttggcgatgcttccttctggcctagcacggttacgaacatatttctttaatactcccatgaacctctcaaaggggaacatattgtgtagaaatacaggaccgagaatggaaatctcttcgactaggtgaaccaggaggtgcgtcataatattgaagaaggatggtggaaacaccaactcgaaactgacaagacattggaccacatcgttctgtaaccgtggtagatcttctggattgattaccttctgagagattgcattgaggaatgcacatagcttcacaatggctactcgaacattttctggtaggagccccctcaaagaaatcggaagcaattgcgtcataatcacgtggcagtcgtgagacttcaggttttgaaactttttgtccgccatgtttattattccctttatattcgacgagaagccagatggGACCTTCATActactcaggcattcaaaaaagatgaccttctcttctttggtaagagcgtagctggcacgaccttgaaaccattccggatgccggtcatctgggtctttcaaacgttcctGGTCCTGCCgtacttcctttgtatcatttgtcttcccatacacgcctaagaagcttagcaggttcacgcaaatattcttcgtaacatgcatcacgtcgattgcagagcggacatctaggactttctaatattctagctcccaaaatatagattttttcttccacatgggtgcgtgcccgtcaactccctgcggaactgattgtccgccaggaccctttccaaagatgactttcaaatccttgaccatatcaaatacattagcaccagtacgttccgcaggtttcggccggtgatctgccttgccgttgaaatgcttgcctttctttcttacgttatgattccggggaagaaatcgacgatgccctaggtacacgttcttcttacaattacccaaatatatactttcagtctcatgtaagcagcgcGTGCAtgtattgtatcccttatttgtctgtcccgaaaggttactaagagcaggccaatcgttgatggttacgaaaagcaacgctcgtaggtcaagttcctcttctttgtgctcatcccacacacgtacaccaggtttgccccacaactgtaaaagttcatcaactaatggccttaggtacacatcgatgtcgttgccgggttgcttcggaccttggatgagcactggcatcataatgaactttcgcttcatgcacaaccaaggaggaaggttgtagatgcatagagtcatgggccaggtgctatggctggagctctgctcgccaaaaggattcgtgccatctgtacttagaccaaatcttatgttccttgcgtcagctgcaaaatctttgaactctctgtcgatctttctccattgcgttccatcagcggggtgtctcaactccccttcTGACTTACGGtcatctttgtgccatcgcaacaacttggcatgctctttgttcctgaacagacgttttaaccgtggtattataggagcataccacatcaccttggcgggaaccctcttcctgggtttcacgccctcaacatcgtcaccagggtcatctcctctgatcttataacgcaatgcagtgcataccgggcattcattcaaattctcgtattcaccgcggtagaggatgcagtcgttaatgcatgcatgtatcttcagaacctctaaacctagaggacagacaaccttctttgcttcgtacgtactggcgggcaactcgttattctttggaaacatattcttcatcattttcagtaacttttcaaatcctgagtcagatagaccttcctgtgccttccatttcagcaaatccagtgtgcagcccagctttttcagaccattatcgcatcctgggtacagcgactttttgtaatcctctaacatgcgatccaaattctccctctccttttcagtttcgcagcctctccgtgcatcagcaatggtccaaccaagatcatcaacgggctcatcacgtgcctcttcttcaccttccccttcaccttcccctccttcagcatcctccatgaaagtatcaccgaaatgatcaggatagttgtcatcgatatcatccccttcttcatcttcttccattctaacccctctttctccatgcttggtccaataattatagcttggcatgaaaccgtgccgaagcaggtgcacatgaacatctcttgaggaagagtaaaccttctgattcttacaaccAACACAtgtacagataacaaaacccccctgcttgttcgcattagccactacgaggaaatctttcaaacccgtaatgaactcgccggagagtcggttaccgtacatccattgccgattcatctgcattattattatataaattATATAATTAacgatcatgcatttgttaaactaactagctagaaataatagaaattaaacaatgaactacacacatgcatattaattttatcaatgacacatgaaatgttcaagttgctaaccgcgatcgaggaggaaaaataaatgagaaagctcaagtgtggctcggacacttcatatcatgtttgtttcatgctctcgggcatttcatcgaacaccttgtgtgcataagaggaaccaaaagcaaaccccaCCACCCCCTTGTGAATATTGTGaatagaagtggcaccaaatggctaagtgaagtgtgCTGGGCTGcattttatagggatgggcctttagtcccggttggcctggccaaccgcgactaaaggccttcgggccaggcctgaggaccaaccgcgactaaagcccctcctgtccaccagctgtcgaccgagcccgctgggcccagaccttcggtcgcgggtcgcctcccgaaccgcgactaaagacccctttagtcgcggttcgaatattttggggactaaaGGGGGCAtatggaagcctctttttctactagtgtcacTAAATACCTTTGAACTCCAGCGGGCGAGCACGACGTCCGGGACTGTGGCGAGGCGCATCTGCGGGGATCCTCTGGACCGTGGAGCAGTACAATCCCCCGCCGCCGGTGCCACTGTTGGGGCAGCAACATCACCAGATCGTGGGGCTACAGTGAAGGATTCCAATGGTCGTCTTGTCAACAATATTTATAATAATTGACTTTACTAAATTTGACCAACTTACAGGTCATTTGCGATTGCTACAACACAACCAGCAAGCCAATCCCCACCAACAAGAGACGTGAACATTTTCAGCTGCTACATTCTTGATACTGTATTCGATCCTCAACAAGCAAGATGATCTGAAATAGCCATATGTTCTTATTCAGACCAGATCCTTTTTGACTGAATGTTATTTCAAAACACCATTAGCGTTCAGCTAAAATTACTGTGGTCATTAAATGGCACCATCTCTTTCTGCAGAGGATCACTGAGATCGCCGGAGTTGTCACATTCGACCCCAAGTCCATTCGACCCCAGCTGACTGTAACTGTAACGTTGCTGGTGCTTACAAAAGCTACATATAAGATGATCAAGATTACCAAATAGTTTGAAACGTTTTGTTCATGTGAACTTTACTGATCGTTGGCTGTTGCATTCAATACCGAGTTGATGAGGATAGATGTTGGCTTCGAGGTCGTCGTGGCTGTAGTTGAGAAGCTCAAACTGAGGCACACAAGAAGCTCAAGACGAGGAAAGCTGATGTTCTGTTTTCTAAAATATGAATTTGTGGATCGTTATCTCCCAATGAATTATATCACACTGTAGAATGTTATCCGAGGACTGTACTTGTATCCAAAACATACAAGGTGTCACAGCCGTGGATATCGTGCACCTGGGAGTGGCCATAGCACAATGTACTAGTCTAAAAGAATGAGATtggtcaaatttacttcatccgctGCTAACATTTTCAGCCGCTACATTCTTGATACTGTATTCGTCAATAAGCAAGATGATCTGAAATAGCCATATGTCTTTACCACCTGATGTGTTGTTCTTTTCTCTGATGCTTTTGGGCGGTTGTTTGTGAAAGGAAATTGCGCCAGCTTTTCATACCATCTTCTATCAATCTAGTTCCAGCCTTCCAGGTGTTGCAATCACCTGGAAGCTAGCTTTTCCATCATCTGTGGCTCCATTTTCTGTCCATTGTGCTAGTAGCGCTCGTATTGTTGTCCACATAATAGACTAAAGAAGTGGCAAATCATGTATGAGAAATGATGTATGGTAATTACACATTGCTCATGTACTTCGTGTTAAGAGATTTTATGAGATCAATAAGTACCATTAGAGCAAGTGTCCAGATGTCCATACGGTGAGTCAAAGGAGAAAATGACACCATGCATCCATGAACAGAAAACAGCTCAGAATACAAAGAAGCGAAaatggcattaaagatttagaaCGACATCAATTAAAAATGAAATTAAACTGAATAAATATGTGGCATTGTAACTTGAAAATCAAGCACCCTTATTAGCTCATCTCACATTACAGTAAACCATTTTCATCATCTAGCATCCCAGCTAGTAGTTTCCAGTGAACTCTAGTTTGCTTTTAGTTCTGGAACCATGCATGTTTCCATTTTACTGCCAAATCTTACAGGAGAATAGTTGGTAACAACAACCATAACATTCGTAAACAACTGAAACTTTAAAACTGCAGAAAAGAAAATTCTTTACAAATTTTGGTCGCTAGTGAGAAACTAAATGCCCAGGCTACAAGGATTTGCAACAATCTCTGTTTCATCATTTTCACAAGaccaacaaattaatagtagGGCTGCCGGCTACTCGTCCCACTTCAGTTCTGGAAAAAATAAATGCACTGACGCGCCATGAAGACCATCACTAAATACCTGCTTTATAAAGAgaaatagacaacaaataataagCATACTACAACACAAGAAAATTTGATAGAAAGATACTTGTTGTTCATCACATTGAGCGCGTAAGTAATTATTATCGTACAATTCCCTCTGACCCTAGAATTGAATCTCTCATGAAATGCCTTAGGCCTATTCTTACATGGAGCACCTCTCAGTGAGCAGGTTAGTCTGTCGTTCTAATCACATCTTCTATTTAAACAATCAAGCTGCACCGTTCCTGATGAATTGCACTAATTCAGTTTCTATATTACTACTTCCCTAACTAACAGACAAAGCTTTTTTTAATTCGAATTGCGGAAAATGGCCAAATCCCAGCAAGCAAGTCACGGGAACGTAGACAAACTTCAGACAAAAGAAGGGAAAACAAAAACTACAGATCACTAGCAAACTCCCAATTACGTGCATGCGCCTAAAACTCTCCAGCAATACTCAATAAGGAGAACACCGAGTACTGTCAGCCTCCAATTGATACATGACTAAGAGTTAGGTAGAACAAGCGGACCCTTGCTTGCCACGCTCCAATTGTTTGCGTCAGTTTTTATCTGCTCGATTATTAGCTGAATAGGCTTGTAAAACTGAACATGAATTAGGTTCAGACGCGCGAGCAGGCTGGTGGTTCAACATCACAACAATCTAATGGTCCTCAGTCCTCACACATGATGATCGACGGCAATGCAACAAAGAGATAGACCAAGCAAAAAACTGCGGCAAGAAAACTACCTGCAAGCGAGGTGGTGTCCGCGCCGGCTCCGTGCAGGCCGACCGCGTAGgacgtggaggaggcggcgccttCTAAGAcgtgcaggcggcggcggcgcctgcaAGGTGGACGGTACACAGGGTGTTAATTAATCCGGTTTCGTACCTCAACAACCGGCCGGCCGTGTGACGTGAACGAGGCTAGATTCCTTCTTAGCCCAGCACCGTTCGGCTCATTCAGCTCCCAAGTGCGTTGACAAACCATTGCTTCTTCCTGCAGCCATCTTCATCAGGTTCGTTCTCTTCCCATCCATCCATCTCCTGCCTACAAGCTGTTTTGATCCATGCTTCGTTCATCCTCCCAAATTCCTTCTAGTTTCTCAAGCAAATACggacttcttttttcttttcaagaTTTCTGCGGCAACCAAACTGTCGCTTCCCAGATTTCAGATCTGGTCTTTGGTTTGTATCCTACGTGCATGTGTGTGACTACCTCAAAGTCTCTCGTTTTGCTTCTGGATGCCCTTTGCATATGATTGCATCTCTCCCTGTACTTAGGATACTTATTCCCGGAAAATTCCGGCCAGCGACGTCTACTTCTCTCCGCCGTGATGCTGCTGCACCGGTTGCCTCCACCGACATGGTTGCCGACTTTCCCTATAGCTGGGCCTTGCATGGCTTCGCTGGTGTCGGCGCCTTATTTTTCGAAGGCATGTCGAAAGAGGCGGTGGCAAGGTTGAGGGCGTGCTCTGGGCGTGAACAACAGAGGTGGGTGGGAACTTGATCGGTGGGCGGGAGAATGGCGCTGTGAGCATGAGGGGAACTTTGGTGGAATAGCTGTGGGGTTTGATGTGCGGCTGCCAGACGGGACCCATGGGCGAAATCCGATGTGGCGCGGAGCGCCGGCGCTTTCGCTTCCCACCTCAACTGTAGGGGGCGACACGGGAATGCCATCTattctattgggctccaaaatcGGGCGGCCACTTTTGGGGTGCGCCGGTGTGGCCGAAAAACAGCGTCAGGCCTCCATAGTGCAATTGAGGGTGCTATTGTGATCGCTCGTGGAGATTCTCTAAAGAGAAGTTCTACTATCCACCGTAAAAAAGGAAATCGGACATTCCAAACATGCACTTATACTGTATTTTCCGCATCGATTATACTTTGGTCTACCAATTAGGTAAGCTATGCTAACTAATACCTCATGTTCTTCCTACTCAACTTTGATCGATCTAGTGCTTCCACCTGCTTGTGTATATCTTTCTTTGGCCATTGCTAGATCTTTGGTGATTTTTGTTTTCGAAACACGATCATTGGGGTGAACCATATTCTACATATGAAATGTAAACATTTATTTTCAGGTAACAGCTTCCTTTATCATTTTCTACAAGAAAATTAAGGTAGTAACATGGACACCGCACACGTCACGCCAAAGCCTATGTCGCTTCATTTATTACAAGAACTTACAAATGGTTTCTCTCGGGACCGGAAACTTGGTGGCGGCACGTATGGAGATGTTTACCTGGTACGATTTAAGTTCTCTACTGGTATTGTTAATGGCACCTTGCATACTTTTTCCTACTGAACATATTATGTCACGTATCAAACGAAAAAATTAAGATATTGGTTGGTGCATATTCAAGCATGATTATATATGTACCATTGTCTGCTATATacacactatatatatatatagtgtgtgtgtgtgtgtgtgtgtgtgtgtggcatATGCTACAAAATTAGTATATTGACAGTGCATGTGAGATGTTCTATAGGGAGAGCATAAAAATGGAGAAAAGATTGCTGTGAAGGTGCTTAAAGAAGGGTTGGACCTTGACGATGAGGCATTTAAGAAGGAGTATCACAaccttgcaaatcttcaccacaaAAATGTTGTCCGGTTAGTTGGATATTGCCACGAAACTAAGGAAGAAATTCTACGGTACAATGGAAGGGTGGTTGTTGCTGATACCATTAAAAGGATGCTTTGCTTCGATTATATGCACAATGGAAGCCTtgatagttttatttatggtatgATGTGTGGTCCTTCACTTGTACAGTAGGTAGTATGTAATAATTTTTGACATATACTTTGAGGTTGATATTTGTTTATTGTTACAGATGAATTTAATGACCGTAATTGGTGTACACGCTATGCAATAATTAAGGGAATATGCGAGGGCTTGGAATACCTTCATGAGAAATTAAAACCTCCTATGTATCATTTAGATTTAAAACCAGCCAATATATTACTGGACGAGAACATGTCAGCAAAAATCGCAGATTTCGGCGTGTCAAGGCTATTCTTAGAAGAAAAGACAAGAAAGACAAACAGTGCTCTAGGAACACTGTAAGCCGATATTTTCATGTGAACCTACATTTTCTGTACGATAAAATTTGCGTTGTTCGAATAGTATCACACATTAACATATATGATTTCTCATGCAGTGGGTACATACCACCAGAGTACATAAACGAAGGTTTGATCTCAATTAAGTTTGATATATTCAGTTTGGGTGTCGTGATCATAAAGATAATGACCGGACGAGAGGGCTACTTCAGAATTGCTGAAATGTCTTCCCAACAATTCATTGAGCTCGTAAGACAAAGTGTTGCCTTTTATCGATACTTATATGTCACATTTATGAAATAAAATGTTATTTTAAATTGTTAGGTACATATGGACTGGATGAATAGGCTACAACCGATATCAGTGCACGTATATTCTGGACAAGTAAGGAGATGCATCGAAATAGCTTTAAATTGTGTGGAGGCTGGCCGACACAAAAGGCCAAGTATTGGGTTAATCGTCAGTGCTTTTAATAAGACGGAATCTTGTGTCCAGATCCTTGATGCGTTAAGAAATGACTCAGCCTCATCGATCAACCAGGTGCGACCGCTAATGACAAGATTTATCTTTTTGTGCGATAATAAATGTATACACGATGATTTAATAGACCGTATACACTAGTGGAAAATGgggcatccatctaagccattggtaccggttcccttacgaaccggtgccAATGGGGCAATCTGCACCGGTTCGGGGGCTCAGGCGGGcgaggagcaatggcaccggttcgtgaggggctttcgtaccggttcgtgttaggaaccggtacgaaaggtcttcggccatttgtcagacgcgtggtggggctcgggtaggacctttggtaccggtttttaacacgaaccggtaccaaagggtgccCCCTATATTATCATCAAGTCTCGAGCCCGTCCCCTGGCCGGCTCTTCTCTTcatctcatttttctcttcttcctctcacacacaaaatttttgcacctctcacactccaataaatctctattttttctccaccattttaacaagattaacggcatgcatctatccaagggttagcaatatcatcctttcttccggcgttcctaatttagctcatttctttggtagtttaactcgtactatttttctagtgctagcaaggtgtttgatgaaatgcctaagttagggattttactttttttataatcaatttgagctgaaattatggtatattttgtaggttttaattagtatcatccccgtcctcaccgccgtcgatcgctagcgtcgtcccctagccggcaccgtacaacctcggtgagcctcttcttttttataaaaaaaacttagttttatgtgatgaacttgaatattaattaagttggtcactcatatatccatgatgttgtgtacttaatgatttttgatatacatataaaatgcggatgagtcgacaatggatgtacggtgaccgggtccatcccgagttcattgcggcatgcattattttctcaacgtggctgaggcaaacaggcagtcgaatggtttcatgtattgtccatgtagttcctgtaagaatatgaaggattactctacctcgaagacccttcacgtccacctgctggagaatggtttcatgcccagctataattgttggaccaagcacggagaaagaggggttatattggaagacaacgaagaagaagaggatagtgacaactatcccttattcactgaagacggtggtagtagaataggggaagacgaagctgaagaagagcccattttcgatgagccgatttttgatgacccggatgacgatttgggtcgggccattcttgatgcgaagatgaactggaaatgaaaaggagaggttgaagttggagaaaatgttagaggatcacaacaaactgttgtacccaaa encodes:
- the LOC127319773 gene encoding putative cysteine-rich receptor-like protein kinase 39, translating into MDTAHVTPKPMSLHLLQELTNGFSRDRKLGGGTYGDVYLGEHKNGEKIAVKVLKEGLDLDDEAFKKEYHNLANLHHKNVVRLVGYCHETKEEILRYNGRVVVADTIKRMLCFDYMHNGSLDSFIYDEFNDRNWCTRYAIIKGICEGLEYLHEKLKPPMYHLDLKPANILLDENMSAKIADFGVSRLFLEEKTRKTNSALGTLGYIPPEYINEGLISIKFDIFSLGVVIIKIMTGREGYFRIAEMSSQQFIELVHMDWMNRLQPISVHVYSGQVRRCIEIALNCVEAGRHKRPSIGLIVSAFNKTESCVQILDALRNDSASSINQLCPCITADDMLDLVKEKLISYQLCITDNRSKGRLVTITTACDPEVGTSKSEPVRPRIKIIDYEEGLSWATSMDAHSTKPWILLGHVGGEVSIWNHQNQTRVMAFHDKSDGQFGGLFPVGAAKFIEPLQVFVAGDSVGFIHVYSYQKVEKLQKFRAHTNTVTSLAVHPSEPLVLSASGDELIKLWNWEAGWQCIRTFQGHQSFVYQVKFNTQTAGNTFASCSGESTIKIWNMDSPTPVASFVCDQGFALALDYFCPGGALQYLVTHSGHVGSAQV